One genomic segment of Panicum virgatum strain AP13 chromosome 2N, P.virgatum_v5, whole genome shotgun sequence includes these proteins:
- the LOC120662126 gene encoding DNA polymerase zeta catalytic subunit-like isoform X3 gives MKIYLYYPHEVSRAANLLLSGAVFNRVFQPYESHIPYLLHFLVDYNLYGMGHIHVKDFKFRPPLPDDFHPKSSFRRKAQSNKSEIKSPTVWISSTVSHCSILGSSATSHCLRGTNSSFAGRHSSSMLEADSRVEVSPSGIINEKYKMYTSLSQTTEDTKMVQSLVAVWEELECLRLSEETKCTDLGRPSREEVLKDFLDGIKYESALSMLFSQDKPHSKGSTTEESERLERCFKSLSDIVGTVTFSQDDYCDDTDVGNSAGMQNDKPNASLCSGSLKKIVQTMSPERNSEYLVSSPVTQRTLSQFSDEGEKKVDAEALGLLSWLASSQAAEEPTTDDELINEVILSPLFAKKSIEVALESAHLDFDSASQQECQDILDSVNPVNAAEEPNTNTSYLDSVRPNSTASVGNTIPQVDGSSDENPKVSQEYDRTKIARKTVGSLSYTPTKNSSKSASKRGGTEHLWGSLPLSRKMRAHRNDHDHCSAMPSQKDFNASNESTADKNYHDTTGNTDRESSSFIDVHDSVCHSVRDLMRRRRSFHREQLEFGSSGAATCTMAKESEFVNSGGLEFHDFSSDIPNSAIAYSGDECLQMTFAQKPPLKNHVCSGLESPSGCGQRESAKMGLADLLPFFNQNIEENRQNELFQHMESSEFAGGALGVPTHFQNDGSALYLLTHALSPPSAVAVGQWLSQQSCSSISTGYGNYDEGVPTDKDEAHSSTLSRNSPTRSTSENSATKVSVVGDVMESTLLYNKESKQLDEWHDFSQISAGNEKDKFTPLSQIGFRDPASIGGGQQLTILSMEVLTESRGELRPDPRFDAINAVSLAIEDDADNTVEVHVFIRDNNDKSRRRNPDGITGCNIDVFPEERDLLNNLISAICSIDPDILVGWEIQLGSLGFLAERAAYLGIGLLKRISRTPPPELNHPPKVQVDDSSQVLAEASSAEDVIDDVSENDWSHTHVSGIHVGGRIVLNLWRLMRAEVKLNNYSLEAVADEVLRRKIPLIPNRILNRWFATGPGRGRHRCIEYISNRARINLEIINQLDLVNRTSELARVFGIDFFSVLSRGSQYRVESMLLRLAHTQNYLAISPGNQQVASQPAMECLPLVIEPESAFYPDPVVVLDFQSLYPSMIIAYNLCYSTCLGKVFPSKSNVLGVSSYSADPHTLVDLRNQLLLTPNGVLYVQPEIRKGVLPRLLEEILSTRIMVKQAMKKLGPSQQVLHRIFNARQLALKLIANVTYGYTAAGFSGRMPCAELADSIVQCGRRTLEIAISFVNQHPLWKARVVYGDTDSMFVLLKGRSREEAFRIGKEIASSITAINPDPVTLKFEKVYQPCFLLTKKRYVGYSYESPEQNEPVFDAKGIETVRRDTCPAVAKILERSIRIMFEEQDLTKVRLYLERQWTRILSGKVSIRDFIFAKGVRLGTYSARASTLPPAAIVATKAMLSDPRAEPRYAERVPYVVIHGEPGARLVDMVIDPYGLLEVGSPYRLNELYYITKQIIPALQRVFGLLGADMNKWFNEMPRPIRPTLAKRQSSSGHGLFSRDGKFIRLGLHNKASSKGGRIDTYYMSSHCSICGDLIQGSESFCGNCLKNEAVVATVVAGRTSKLEQEIQHLAAICGHCGGADWIVESGVKCISLACPVFYERRKIQRELRVVSESAGEAGYYPFCCADLF, from the exons GCACAATCAAATAAGTCGGAAATAAAAAGTCCAACAGTTTGGATATCTTCAACAGTGTCACATTGTTCAATACTGGGCAGTTCAGCCACTTCCCATTGTTTGAGAGGAACCAATTCGAGCTTCGCTGGTCGACATAGTTCTTCAATGCTTGAAGCTGATTCAAGAGTAGAAG TTTCACCTTCAGGCATCATAAATGAGAAGTATAAGATGTACACTTCTCTTTCTCAAACTACGGAAGATACGAAAATGGTTCAGTCCCTTGTAGCAGTTTGGGAG GAACTTGAATGCTTGCGATTGTCGGAGGAAACAAAATGTACTGATCTGGGTAGACCTTCACGGGAAGAAGTTCTTAAGGATTTTCTTGATGGTATCAAGTATGAGAGTGCCCTTTCTATGTTATTTTCACAAGACAAGCCACATAGTAAAGGTTCTACCACAGAAGAGTCCGAAAGGCTAGAAAGATGCTTCAAATCATTGTCTGATATTGTTGGGACTGTTACATTCTCACAGGATGACTACTGTGATGATACTGATGTTGGTAATTCTGCTGGTATGCAAAATGACAAACCAAATGCAAGTCTTTGCTCAGGGTCATTGAAAAAAATTGTGCAGACTATGTCTCCTGAGAGAAACAGTGAATATCTTGTGTCCTCACCTGTGACCCAAAGAACACTATCTCAGTTTTCTGATGAAGGTGAAAAG AAAGTGGATGCTGAAGCCCTTGGACTTTTAAGCTGGCTGGCCTCCTCACAAGCTGCAGAGGAACCAACAACTGACGATGAATTAATTAATGAAGTCATCCTCAGCCCTTTGTTTGCCAAGAAGTCCATTGAAGTTGCTTTAGAGTCTGCTCACCTTGATTTTGACAGTGCTTCTCAGCAGGAGTGCCAGGATATTCTTGATTCAGTTAATCCTGTCAATGCAGCAGAAGAACCAAACACAAATACATCTTACCTCGATTCTGTAAGGCCTAATTCTACTGCTTCGGTGGGCAACACCATTCCTCAGGTTGATGGGTCATCTGATGAGAACCCAAAAGTCTCCCAAGAATATGATAGGACCAAGATCGCTAGGAAAACAGTAGGATCGCTGAGTTACACACCTACTAAGAATTCTTCAAAATCAGCCAGTAAGCGTGGAGGAACTGAACATCTCTGGGGTTCTTTGCCTCTTTCCAGAAAAATGCGGGCGCATCGAAATGATCATGATCACTGCAGTGCAATGCCCTCACAGAAGGATTTTAATGCATCTAATGAGAGTACAGCTGATAAGAACTATCATGATACCACAGGCAACACTGACAGGGAATCTTCTAGTTTTATAGATGTACATGATTCAGTATGTCATTCTGTGAGGGATTTGATGAGAAGGAGGCGATCTTTCCATCGTGAACAGTTGGAGTTTGGTAGTTCTGGGGCTGCAACATGCACCATGGCTAAAGAGAGTGAATTTGTGAATTCTGGGGGATTGGAATTTCATGATTTCTCAAGTGATATTCCAAACTCAGCAATAGCTTATTCTGGTGATGAATGTTTACAGATGACGTTTGCTCAGAAGCCTCCGTTGAAGAACCATGTATGTTCTGGTTTGGAGAGTCCTTCGGGTTGTGGACAACGTGAAT CTGCTAAAATGGGATTAGCTGATCTCCTTCCATTTTTCAATCAGAATATAGAGGAGAATAGGCAGAATGAATTGTTTCAGCATATGGAAAGCAGTGAGTTTGCAGGTGGTGCATTGGGTGTCCCAACTCATTTCCAAAATGACGGATCGGCCCTATATTTGCTGACACACGCACTTTCGCCGCCATCTGCAGTAGCTGTGGGCCAGTGGCTAAGCCAACAATCTTGTTCCAGTATTTCCACTG GTTACGGCAACTATGATGAGGGAGTCCCAACTGATAAGGATGAGGCACACAGTTCTACTTTGTCACGGAATTCTCCTACCAGATCTACTTCGGAGAATTCTGCAACAAAAGTTTCTGTTGTTGGTGATGTCATGGAATCCACTTTATTATATAACAAAGAAAGTAAACAGTTGGATGAGTGGCATGACTTTTCCCAGATATCAGCTGGAAATGAGAAGGATAAGTTCACACCTCTCAGTCAAATTGGATTTCGTGATCCTGCTAGTATCGGTGGTGGACAACAACTAACTATACTTAGCATGGAG GTTTTAACAGAAAGCAGAGGAGAGCTGCGTCCTGATCCACGTTTTGATGCCATCAATGCTGTGTCTTTGGCCATCGAGGATGATGCTGACAATACTGTCGAAGTTCATGTGTTCATACGTGACAACAATGACAAATCACGCAGGAG AAATCCGGATGGTATTACTGGCTGTAATATAGACGTCTTCCCTGAAGAGAGGGACCTTTTGAACAATCTTATCAGTGCAATCTGTTCAATTGATCCAGATATCCTAGTCGGGTGGGAGATTCAGTTAGGATCTTTAGGATTTCTTGCTGAAAGAGCTGCTTATCTGGGAATAGGGTTGCTGAAAAGAATTTCAAGAACACCACCGCCTGAGCTGAATCATCCACCTAAAGTTCAAGTTGATGACTCCAGTCAG GTGCTTGCTGAAGCATCTTCTGCTGAGGATGTTATTGATGATGTCAGTGAGAACGATTGGAGTCATACTCATGTGAGTGGTATACATGTTGGTGGAAGAATTGTGCTTAATTTATGGCGTCTCATGCGTGCAGAAGTTAAGCTTAATAATTACTCCCTTGAAGCTGTAGCGGATGAAGTACTGAGGCGAAAGATACCTCTGATACCAAACAGGATATTGAACCGCTGGTTTGCAACAGGTCCTGGACGAGGAAGACACCGATGCATAGAATATATTAGCAATAGAGCTAGAATCAACCTTGAAATAATAAATCAACTGGACCTG GTGAATCGAACATCTGAACTTGCCCGTGTATTTGGTATTGACTTCTTTTCTGTTCTTTCTCGGGGGTCTCAGTATCGTGTTGAATCTATGCTCCTGAGATTGGCTCATACACAGAACTACCTTGCAATTTCGCCCGGGAATCAACAG GTTGCTTCTCAGCCAGCCATGGAGTGCTTGCCGCTCGTAATAGAACCAGAATCAGCCTTCTACCCTGATCCAGTTGTTGTATTGGATTTTCAGTCCCTCTATCCTTCCATGATAATAGCGTATAACCTATGTTATTCTACATGCCTGGGTAAAGTTTTCCCATCGAAGTCAAATGTACTTGGTGTCAGCTCATATTCGGCAGATCCACATACACTTGTAGATCTGAGAAATCAGCTCCTGCTTACTCCAAATGGGGTCCTATATGTGCAACCTGAG ATAAGAAAAGGTGTGCTTCCTCGCCTTCTAGAGGAGATATTGTCAACAAGAATTATGGTGAAACAAGCAATGAAGAAGTTGGGTCCATCCCAGCAAGTTCTGCACAGG ATATTCaatgcacggcagcttgctctgAAGCTGATAGCTAATGTGACATATGGCTACACAGCTGCTGGGTTCAGCGGTCGGATGCCTTGTGCAGAGCTTGCAGACAGCATTGTTCAATGTGGTCGTAGAACGCTTGAAATAGCAATATCATTTGTCAACCAGCATCCTTTGTGGAAAGCTAGGGTTGTGTATGGTGATACTGACAG TATGTTTGTTCTTCTAAAAGGGCGTTCTAGGGAAGAAGCATTCAGAATAGGAAAGGAGATTGCCTCATCAATAACTGCGATAAATCCTGATCCAGTCACATTGAAGTTTGAGAAAGTGTATCAGCCATGCTTTCTTCTTACAAAGAAGAGATATGTTGGCTATAGCTACGAGAGTCCTGAACAAAATGAGCCAGTCTTTGATGCCAAGGGGATAGAAACAGTTCGGAGAGATACGTGCCCAGCAGTTGCAAAGATTTTGGAACGGTCTATCAGAATAATGTTTGAAGAACAGGACTTGACCAAA GTCAGGCTATATTTGGAGCGTCAGTGGACGCGCATATTATCAGGGAAAGTTTCTATCCGTGACTTTATTTTTGCAAAGGGGGTCCGATTAGGTACTTACAGCGCAAGGGCTTCCACTCTGCCACCTGCAGCGATTGTTGCAACAAAAGCTATGTTGTCTGATCCAAGGGCAGAGCCTCGGTATGCAGAGAGAGTGCCATATGTTGTAATCCATGGGGAACCAGGGGCTCGTCTCGTTGACATGGTTATTGATCCTTATGGACTTCTAGAAGTTGGATCTCCTTATAGATTAAATGAACTATATTACATAACCAAGCAGATTATCCCTGCATTACAACGTGTTTTCGGACTCCTTGGTGCCGACATGAATAAGTGGTTTAATGAGATGCCTCGTCCCATACGACCAACTCTTGCGAAGCGCCAGTCTTCTTCTGGTCATGGTTTGTTTTCTCGTGATGGCAAGTTCATCCGATTAGGATTGCATAATAAAGCCTCCAGCAAAGGAGGCAGGATAGATACATACTACATGTCAAGCCACTGTTCAATTTGTGGCGATCTAATTCAAGGATCAGAGAGCTTCTGTGGAAATTGCTTGAAAAATGAAGCTGTTGTTGCCACTGTAGTTGCTGGCAGAACATCAAAGTTGGAGCAAGAAATCCAACATCTTGCGGCT ATATGTGGCCACTGTGGCGGCGCAGACTGGATCGTTGAAAGTGGGGTCAAGTGTATTTCCCTTGCATGCCCAGTCTTCTATGAACGGAGAAAGATTCAGAGGGAGTTGAGAGTTGTCTCAGAATCGGCAGGAGAAGCTGGGTACTATCCCTTCTGCTGTGCTGATCTCTTTTGA
- the LOC120662129 gene encoding xylose isomerase-like, whose amino-acid sequence MRGSRLLLLLVAASSLCLYAVIAVQQTCPADLDGKCEGAASDDWEGEFFPGIPKIKYEGPTSKNPLAYKWYNAEEVILGKKMKDWMRFSVAFWHTFRGTGGDPFGAPTKVWPWEDGTNSLAMAKRRMRAHFEFMEKLGVDRWCFHDRDIAPDGKTLEETNANLDEIVELAKQLQSETNIKPLWGTAQLFMHPRYMHGAATSPEVKVYAYAAAQVKKALEVTHYLGGENYVFWGGREGYQTLLNTDMKRELDHLANFLQAAVDYKKKIGFKGTLLIEPKPQEPTKHQYDWDVATAFAFLQKYGLTGEFKINVECNHATLSGHSCHHELETARINGLLGNIDANTGDPQVGWDTDQFMTDIAEATLVMSSVVKNGGLAPGGFNFDAKLRRESTDVEDMFLAHISGMDTLARGLRNVAKLLEDGSLDELVRKRYQSFDSEIGALIEAGKGDFVTLERKVLEWGEPTVPSGKQELAEMLFQSAL is encoded by the exons ATGAGGGGCTCCAGGCTCTTGCTGTTACTAGTGGCGGCGTCATCTCTCTGCCTCTATGCTGTG ATCGCTGTGCAGCAGACTTGCCCTGCTGACCTTGATGGCAAATGCGAGGGTGCCGCTTCAGATGATTGGGAGGGAGAGTTCTTCCCTGGCATCCCGAAAATCAAGTATGAG GGCCCGACAAGCAAGAACCCTCTTGCTTATAAGTGGTATAATGCAGAGGAAGTGATTCTCGGAAAGAAGATGAAG GATTGGATGCGGTTCAGTGTTGCCTTTTGGCACACATTCCGTGGTACTGGTGGTGATCCTTTTGGTGCCCCGACAAAGGTTTGGCCTTGGGAGGACGGCACAAATTCACTGGCCATGGCTAAGAGAAGAA TGAGAGCTCACTTCGAATTCATGGAGAAGCTGGGAGTTGACAGATGGTGCTTCCATGATAGAGATATTGCCCCAGATGGCAAAACACTCGAA GAAACAAATGCTAACTTGGACGAGATAGTCGAGCTGGCAAAGCAACTCCAG AGTGAGACCAATATCAAGCCATTGTGGGGAACCGCACAGCTCTTTATGCATCCACGTTACATGCATGGAGCTGCTACTAG CCCAGAGGTTAAAGTATATGCTTATGCAGCTGCACAAGTTAAGAAAGCTTTGGAG GTCACTCACTACCTAGGTGGTGAAAATTATGTGTTTTGGGGTGGAAGAGAGGGATACCAAACTCTTTTGAATACTGACATGAAGAGAGAACTTGACCATCTG GCTAACTTTCTTCAAGCTGCTGTTGACTACAAGAAGAAGATTGGATTTAAAG GAACATTGTTGATAGAGCCTAAACCACAGGAACCAACAAAACACCA GTATGACTGGGATGTTGCAACTGCATTCGCTTTTCTACAGAAGTATGGTCTTACAG GAGAGTTCAAGATTAATGTTGAGTGCAACCATGCTACTCTATCTGGACATAG CTGCCATCATGAACTGGAGACTGCACGAATTAATGGGTTGCTTGGAAATATTGATGCAAACACTGGTGATCCACAAGTCG GTTGGGACACTGATCAGTTCATGACAGACATCGCAGAGGCTACTTTGGTTATGTCAAGTGTAGTTAAGAAT GGTGGACTTGCACCTGGTGGATTCAACTTTGATGCCAAATT GCGGAGGGAAAGTACTGATGTTGAGGACATGTTTCTTGCTCATATCTCAGGAATGGACACCCTAGCCCGTGGCCTCCGCAATGTCGCCAAGTTGCTTGAG GATGGTTCCTTGGATGAGCTTGTCCGCAAGCGCTACCAGAGCTTTGACAGTGAGATTGGTGCCTTGATCGAG GCCGGGAAAGGAGACTTTGTGACGCTAGAAAGGAAGGTTCTGGAGTGGGGCGAACCCACTGTTCCATCCGGCAAGCAG GAGCTGGCCGAGATGCTGTTCCAGTCTGCTCTGTAG
- the LOC120662127 gene encoding probable GTP-binding protein OBGC1, chloroplastic: MAPPAVAAAAFPFRLFSAEARRNTRSVRGKRSAARPLKSSPPPRPPSSSVGGGGAAATTFTRLPLRNAPESAEVTLDRFPTAPANPEAPAPAPTRGTSVQRLDEDDEEEFEVGLGATSFAQIPLRDSPDAVELTIGQFEARAARSKSPGTRGFARQTVEHLDDDGEAELVVNSRDVFEVKKGRKARALVPEVLDDDDDVVVFDPDYGVDSDDEEEFHMFPIKQSHQAGATPRTELGELEYDDEEDDDDEVVVFHPDYDDEEEDEEAFEDDDYEGEEETEEEDGEAKGKGVPAVMRCFDTAKIFAKAGDGGNGVVAFRREKYVPYGGPSGGDGGRGGDVYVQVDGEMNSLLPFRKSVHFRAGRGAHGMGQQQAGAKGEDVVVKVPPGTVVRSSDGGVELLELMKPGQRALLLPGGRGGRGNAAFKSGTNKVPRIAEKGEKGPEMWLDLELKLVADVGIVGAPNAGKSTLLSVISAAKPTIANYPFTTLLPNLGVVSLDFDATMVVADLPGLLEGAHRGYGLGYEFLRHSERCSVLVHVVDGSAEQPDYEFEAVRLELELFSPSLVDKPYVVVYNKMDLPEASERWNTFREKLQAQGIEPYCISAINRQGTQDVIHAAYKLLQKERQRIKETEEWRGPENLNHVSDAIKKERRAPMNEFEIFHDKGTKTWTVVGAGIERFVQMTNWQYSDSLKRFQHALEACGVNRTLIKRGVKEGDTVIIGEMEMVWNDEPKSNRPLKTMNTKDDAVRWPEFG, encoded by the exons atggcgccgcccgccgtcgccgccgcggcgttccCGTTCCGCCTCTTCTCCGCGGAGGCCCGCCGGAACACCAGGAGCGTGCGGGGCAAGCGGAGCGCCGCGAGGCCGCTCAAGTCctcgcccccgccccgccctccctcctcctccgttggtggcggcggcgccgcggcgaccACCTTCACGCGGCTCCCGCTCCGCAACGCGCCGGAGTCCGCGGAGGTCACGCTCGACCGGTTCCCCACAGCCCCGGCCAACCCGGAGGCGCCAGCGCCCGCTCCCACGCGCGGGACTAGTGTCCAGCGGctggacgaggacgacgaggaggagttCGAGGTTGGGTTGGGGGCCACCTCGTTCGCGCAGATTCCTCTGCGGGACTCGCCGGACGCtgtggagctcaccattggCCAGTTCGAGGCCCGCGCGGCCCGCAGCAAGAGCCCGGGGACCCGTGGATTCGCGCGGCAAACGGTCGAACAccttgacgacgacggcgaggcggagctcGTCGTCAACAGCCGAGACGTATTCGAGGTCAAAAAGGGCAGAAAAGCTCGGGCTCTTGTGCCCGAGGtgctcgacgacgacgatgacgtcGTGGTGTTCGACCCGGACTACGgcgtcgacagcgacgacgaGGAAGAGTTCCACATGTTTCCCATCAAGCAAAGTCACCAAGCTGGTGCCACTCCACGCACGGAGCTCGGAGAGCTAGAGTACGACGACGAGGAAGATGACGACGATGAGGTTGTAGTATTCCACCCAGactacgacgacgaggaggaggacgaggaggcctTTGAGGACGACGACTACGAAGGGGAGGAGGAgacggaggaagaagacggggaggcgaaggggaagggcgtGCCCGCCGTGATGCGCTGCTTCGACACGGCCAAGATATTCGCCAAGGCCGGGGACGGCGGCAACGGCGTGGTGGCCTTCCGCCGCGAGAAGTACGTGCCGTACGGGGGGCCctcgggcggcgacggcggccgcgggggcgaCGTGTACGTGCAGGTGGACGGGGAGATGAATTCGCTGCTGCCGTTCCGCAAGTCCGTGCACttccgcgccggccgcggcgcgcacGGCATGGGCCAGCAGCAGGCCGGGGCCAAGGGCGAGGACGTCGTGGTCAAGGTCCCGCCGGGGACTGTGGTGCGGTCGTCGGACGGTGGCGTGGAGCTGCTCGAGCTGATGAAGCCTGGGCAGCGCGCGCTGCTGCTTCCTGgtgggcgcggcggccgtggcaaTGCGGCATTCAAGTCCGGCACAAACAAGGTGCCCAGGATCGCAGAGAAGGGGGAGAAAGGCCCAGAAAT GTGGCTAGATTTGGAGCTAAAGTTGGTTGCTGATGTGGGAATTGTAGGTGCTCCAAATGCTGGGAAGAGCACTCTCTTGAGTGTTATTAGTGCTGCCAAGCCAACTATAGCCAATTATCCTTTCACAACGTTGCTGCCAAATCTTGGAGTTGTCTCATTAGATTTTGATGCTACAATGGTTGTGGCAGACCTTCCTGGTCTGCTGGAAGGCGCTCATCGTGGATATGGTTTGGGTTATGAGTTCCTAAGACATAGTGAGAGATGTTCAGTCTTG GTGCATGTTGTTGATGGTTCTGCAGAACAGCCAGATTATGAGTTTGAGGCTGTTCGCCTGGAACTGGAGTTATTTAGCCCATCTTTGGTTGACAAACCCTATGTGGTAGTGTACAATAAGATGGATCTTCCAGAGGCATCCGAGAGATGGAATACATTTAGGGAAAAACTACAGGCTCAAGGCATCGAACCTTATTGCATTAGTGCAATAAATAGGCAAGGCACACAAGATGTTATTCATGCTGCTTACAAGCTTCTACAGAAAGAGAGGCAAAGGATAAAGGAAACTGAAG AATGGAGAGGGCCAGAAAATCTGAACCATGTGTCCGATGCAATTAAAAAGGAAAGGCGTGCTCCCATGAATGAGTTTGAGATTTTTCATGATAAGGGTACAAAGACATGGACTGTTGTTGGAGCTGGAATTGAGCGTTTTGTTCAGATGACAAACTGGCA GTACTCGGATTCCTTGAAAAGATTTCAGCATGCCCTAGAGGCATGTGGTGTCAACAGAACTCTTATCAAACGTGGAGTCAAAGAGGGAGACACGGTGATAATTGGGGAG ATGGAAATGGTTTGGAACGATGAACCTAAAAGTAACCGTCCATTAAAGACAATGAACACAAAAGATGACGCTGTCCGGTGGCCTGAATTTGGCTAG